The genomic window GCAAAAATTTTCTCATGAGAACTGAATATAACTGCAAACATTGTGaatcaaacttaaaaaaaatgaaggggaaggaggagaatgcAGAAAGAAATATGGCTATTTTCTCTTAACACTCTAAATTATTGCATATCGATGGGGAGAGCAAGTAGACTATCCAAGAGCATAACGGAAAAACAGTGGAAAATAGCTATACAGCCATATTTTCCCTCATTCTTTACATTGTTTTCTCCATTAAGTGTTcaagacaaaaaaggaaaaaaacaaagcaacggaagaacatatttttttaaaaaagagaatctCATTGGATGAAATTTCCCAATTCATACTGAGACAATATTTTTTAATCATGCCTAAGACAGAAATGAAAATTGGCCATGGAAATTATAGAAGAAATCTATTACTTTACTGTGTGgctgaaaaagaaggaaattaagGGGAAAAAGGATGGATGAGGCACGGCCCAGGAAGCAGGAAGTCTCAGGATGAACATTTAGATGCCAtttctctagaacagtggttcccaaacttggcaactttaagacttgtggacttcaactcccagaattcttcagaatcttcagagttgaagtccacaagtcttaaagttgccaagtttgggaaccactgctctagaagatcTACCTGCTCACTCGTCAATTAACTGagaaaacacacagagagagatagggTGGGGAGATACTATAATTCATCACTTTTATGATCATGCCATGAATATGCCAAATTCATTAAAAATTGTGTCCTTCAATGTCTTATGACACTTGCAGACTCACATTAATTtcctaaaacaaaaataaaaatacacaatTATTCATAGTTTACCATACCTGAAGCCTTCTTTACTACTAGTTCTGAGGTATGATAGCAGAGGGCAGCAGCTGCTAATATCCTATACTGGAAATCCAGAGAATTGACATCTAGAATACAGAGATCTAAAAGCTGTGGAATGACATAGATACCATTAGAAAGAACTTTTACATCAATTGGTGCTCAATATAAACTCAGTATAAAAAACTATAAAATCTTTCCCACAATTTTTGTATTAGAAAAACTCTGATTTACTGGCTCATTAAATCTGCATCTGACTCACATCTATATTTGTGCTGTGGGTTTGCCTCCCAATCAGTGCTAATTTCTCATGCAAAGCTGATGGTAATTGCCTTTTTATACACTGAAGCTGAGCACCAGACAGTAGCTCATTATGGCTCACAACTTTCATACTTCAAAGCCCAGTCAAGTGGCTGTTTTGCTTTCCCGCCTACAGTAGTCTGCAATTTGGTTGGAGGCTTAGATGGATAGGGAATAATTCACTTTTACTACAAAGTCAAGAACATTTATATATCTGAAGCAAATCAAACAAAAATCTACCTGTAAATACTTTATATAATTGTAAATTACAATTATAGCTAGTTTAATACATGGAGGTTAACAGGTAATGCTATCTTCCTTTGTCCCATTCCAAAGAAAGCtaaaagtggatttttttttttgcatctgcaCAATAATTCAATAagctatgcatttttttaaaaaaatctttttttacaaCTGCTGGCTGCTGTAAAGTCTTTTTAGAATATAGTTTTAAGAAAAATTAGGCCTCTAAAATAATCCCAAAGTACGGAACATTTCTTATCTCCAGAGAACAATGCATCAGAGATCATACAATGAAGGAGACATGAAATTTAGAAAAGAAGCGTGGATAGAGCATAAAGCAGATTAAGCAGATTATGgcttcctgtcctatattcctaATGCTATCTAGTATGACAAGTTTTATTGTCAGCAATATCAGTTGTTCTCCCAGCTTTACATGCCACGCATGCTGAAACAGAAACCTACCTGTGCTATTTCAATAAATTTGTCCTGAGAATATTGAGGTAGCAGCACTTTGGGAGCATCCTTCACTGCATCCACTTGAAGATAAAGGTTCAGCCAGGAGATTATCGTCACTGGGCACAACTCCCACTTAAGAGCCTACAAATATTAAAACGTAATGTTTATAGGGCTGTCTATTGCAGTGGTTTAGCTTTCAAATTGTGTGATATCCACAACAGATATTGTCTAAGTAAATAAGCTTTCATTATTTTAGTCTCACAAACAGCAAAAGAGGTAGCATTCTTTACTATGTCATTGATAAATAAGTTCTTATTTTCATATTTGACAGCATACTAATTTTTCAATGTGTTATGTTAGTGGAAGGGATGACCTTTCAAATCAAAGCATTTTGCATAGGCCAATTGTACAATCTGGAATTCTAGATCTACACGAGACCTCCGAAGTCTCTAGATTCCACCTGAAATTTACCAGATTTGTAATTGAATATGACACCATgggaaaattattaaatatatgagGATTTAACTATGTTAATTGCTGTAAATGTATATTCAGTTAAAGAACACAATCAAGTTTGGCTCATTGATTTGTTTGTCCTAACCTCAGCTACACTTAGAACCATGACAATTTGAGTAGAATTCTATCAAAAGCTAAGGAcatctttacttttaaaaaaagtaatttctGTCAAGTCCTACAGCATTCTGGAAATAATCCACTGAAGATATCCCATTCTGAACAAGCCAAACAAAATGTTCTGTGATAAGGCTAATGTGAATAACCTCAAAAGCAAAAGTTCCAGCTTCATATACTCACTATAATATAGCTATGTCTAGAATCAGACCACTAGCATGAGCAATCCCTAACCCTAATTCTTCTTTATCTCAATAAGACAGTTAAATGTTCTTTCATTAACTATTACGCTGGAAAAAATAACTGTGCTTAAAATAACTCACTTTTCCTTTAAAGAGGATGTTTCCCAGCTGATTAGTAATATACAACTTTAAGGCAAGAATTAAGACATAGTGTTTATAAAGCAGTCTTTAGAAGCAGTTTAGATAAGAGATTGGTAAATTAATTCCTAGTATATCAGTTCCAGAAAGAAGAGCTCAATTTATTAGCATCCCAGTTTTGTTACCTTTAGTATAATTAGTTCCATCCTTATAATGTCATCTTCACTGCAAGCACCATCAGTAACATAGGCAAACTCCTGCAGTTTAGGAGCATATATCTCctttgaaaaagaagaaactgTGTTAAAACAGACTTTGCAGAACTGATGATCACCGTTTTCTATATCCCTATGcaatataaatacatattttaggTTAAAGCTTGGAAGGTcaattactgtttttttttaaatttcccataGGAAACATAATTGGCTACATGGATACAATCTATTGCATAAAATAGCATTGCTCCTATGCAATCCCAGCTATATCAAGAATCCACTGGTAATTCTCCTGTCTCTTGTTCAAAACTGCTCTAACTTTGCAAAATAAAACTCAATCTACAACAATTGGCTATGCTAGGATTTCTATTCCTAAACTGCATCAGCTTTCCAAATCTCTAGAAAATCTGAGTTGTTTAACCTAAATGAGTTTCCATATACTAAGTAAAATGAGATGGCAATGCTTCACAAGCATTAtcttcccaaatatttttttaaaaaaaaggaattaacaGGACATCTTAAAAGGCAATTTAAATTGGGATTTCTTCTCATTTTCATCTCCATAACAATGACTTAGTGAAGAAGACTGCCAAAGAGAGGAAGGCGGACCcaaaattattttttgagttttcatGGGTGAAAGTAGATGGGAAAGAGAATCTCCTCAATTCTGCTCCAATACTCTAGTATAATCAAGTAGCTGTAGAAATGTATTGCATGTCTCTACTTACCTCAAGCTTGGAAGCAATGAACAGGGTTGTAATTCCTATAAGTTGAAGCATGGTTTTATTTATGTCCTTCTGAGTCAACATGAATCTATCAAAAAAGTCTTGGGCCAAATAGAATGTTTCCCTATGAAGTGTGTATACTTCACAAACCTGTAATGAAATGCATAGCAAACAATAATTTGAATAGTTGGtgaaaaattcattttaatattacatgcccttaattttaaataaaaattaataaggtggaaaaatatttttgcttgATTTTGTTCTAATAATTATTCACTTGCAAAGTAAGCATACCTGGGGTTGGAAACATACTATAAGTGTTCCATGTTGTCATTACAGTGCCTTTTCTGTTGccgtggtgtggtgtggtgtgatgtggtggtggtggtggtgtgtgtgtgtgtatgtaagtaAAGCATGAAATCCTATATATGCAGGTTTGATTCCTCAATCACATAATGGCTTCTGTTATATGAAACATTTAAAGTTGCAAGCTTGCATGTATTCCTTTATAGATGACCTGCTGATGCATCTAGTTTAAGGAGACAAGTTAAGCAAACAGGTGGGTGGAGTTCGTAAAAcaccttttttttccttgttacttCATTGAACAAGGCTAATGTGTTTTAGATTTGATCGTAAAATCCacctttctcttttaaaattatttactgAAGTTCTAGAAGTAATGTTAAATCCTTAATTTAAAACTGGTGCTTTAACTTAGCAAGGAAAATATACATTGTTAAAAGTAAACAAATTAAATGCTTAAGATTCTTGGACACTACGCTATTCCCTCAGTGTTGCTTTACAATTTTATTTCAATACTTACCTCTAGAAGCCAATCCAGCAGGACCGATCTCATATGTGGCTGTAGATTTGAGTGTAGCGACGTGAAATGCTTGCAGTgagaatatttgttttcttttttgagaaTGTTGAACCAAATATCTCTAGAACTTCCCCAACTAAAatcaagataaataataaaatttcagataaaagaaaaaacaaacctgCAAATTTGCTTTGGCACAAGCATTTGATTCTGAAACTAAATGCTTCTGTTTGGTGAACCCAATTTATTATTCTTAATttctaaaacaaaacattttaacagTGATTCTGTTAAATGCTGTGAAATTAAGTgccattttatttattgcatttcctagttgtttttcagtactgtttcataaatacaaaaaaactcagtagaaaaataaacaaacattttgCTTGAGACAAAACTGTAACACAGAAAATTGTtatgtgcaaaagcaaaaaacgaAAAATAGTAAGATCAAAACACATATTCTATGCAAAGCTATAGTTTAGCTTAGACGTTTGAGAATTTATGTTCCTAGATTCTACTGTCTGCTTAAAAATAGGATGTTTATTACACAGCAACTATACCGAAGTGAGTTCCACATTTTAAAAACCAGTTAGCTGTTTTATTTACACCTGAAGCCTCAGCACAAAAAAATTCTCATGTTGGTCAGTTTTAACAACAAAACAGATTACTTTATGACAATTTCATACTTTAGAAGAGGTCACAAGAAGAGACGTTTTATTTGTTATATACGAGCTCAGAGCTCCCATTTTCCCTCTCAAAATGGGGATGGGGGAAATGGTACAACAACCATATTAAGAAAATGCAGCTGTTATTTTCAAGTGTTGTTCCTGGAATGAAAGATCTTCAAGTGACTACAATCAGGTAATTTTCTCCTGGCAAATAGTCAATTGCATTCCAAGGTGCATTTGTCCATCAAGATTTGAGATTTTAGCATTACCTCTGAAAACACGTAGAAGGCTTAGACTAACACCAAAACATTTGAAACAGTTGCACTGGTGAATTCTTTCTTATGTTCCATATATCACTGGAACGAAGTTAAGTGTGACTCTTTTGTATACCCTCCTTAACAATAGTTAGGTATGGAACATGTTCTGTCTCCCCAACTCTGCATAGAACTATGGGTGCTAGGCAAAGCACTGCTGCTTCTAAGCATGATTTATCAATCTCTTGAAATTGTTAGGCACATTATCCAAATGGAGGATGACATTACTTCAAGCCTATTTAAGGAAACTACTGTATCTAAGTAACGTATATTATATGTCTTTCTTTTAGACAGCACAATTAATGCTTAGGTACAGTTCAGTGACGTatggtgaagcttatggctggtgaggcaaaaagaaagcggcttcccccaccccccgcagcagctatgtccgaaatagaggcgtcctgcgccccgcagctatgtccgacccagctgcGGGGCACCTCTGTGTCAGACAGAAGCGGTGGGGCgctttctttcggcttttgcctgccccgcagggcaaacacttccaccttgcaggTGCTGGAGCCGCAGGCCACCAGGAGTACGTCCCTCTTGCAGCAGAAGAGCGCCAGTTCCTGCCCAGGCTGGAGCGGGAGTCGCGGAGgcaaaaggcgaagaggggtgggatgttcccaagaggccccctccccttttggcactccccaagccaggcccgcagcggcaagaggctcagcCCCAAGTGGCcagcctttcgcctccgcggctctcgctccagccttgtcCGGGCTCCTCCTCAGCAGGCCTGCCAGAGCTCTGGAAGAAAGTGGCAGGAGCCGAGGCgggccactcggggcttggaagggggagcagAATGCGGGTccttggggcttggaagggggagcagAATGCGGgccggaaagtccggggagggaagcggggctggcccatTTCCTCATGGGGCTGCTTGGAGAGGGAACCGGGGCTGCAGAGACTCGCCCACGggtggcttctctggagcggagggggggatagaagcggagctgagcctcttgccgctgcgggcctggcttgcggagtgccaaaaggggagggggtctCTTGGAACACCCCATCCCTCTttgcctttcgcctccgcggctctcgctccaccCTCGTCTGGGCTGCGGgctcctcatttgaagaagtcagcttctttttccactttaaatattcttcagggattcagggaactatttctgtttcaactaGTGAACCAACCAAATAATACATGCATGTTGCAGTGAAGagtgagcctcctccttctcccccactcctctctcctctgaagcgcgccctccgCAATAACCCGCCCAATGTAAGCGTGTTCAACTGccaacaaggcatgattcgctgctcccagatcaggaggcgggaaaATCAGTGCCTCCTATGCATacaaaattttttgctttttaaccctttcttaacttttaaaaggcaaaaaattccttatgcaaaagaggccccgagttctcttgcctcctcctatagttaacactaagcacagaccccaagtcactgtgacttggaatctggtagcaactaccttggctttaattatttaaaaaaaaatctttaaaattctttccttttcctgaggagactggtgaggccccgcctcccctgcctttagtgactgcacgtccctggtacaGTTTAACCATAGCTATGCATGAGGCTATCCTATTTTCACCATTGATATATTAATACATAGcaatatttttaatacattttcagCACATCTAGCTTACCTAAGATCTGGTAAAGGTGATGGATTTATGAAGAGATTTCTAAATCTGTATTTTTTGAATCTGGAAAAGTCTGTGGTTGTACTTTCTTTGTGTGGAGTTTCTATTATTATGCAAGGAGATACACCGCCTGATATTGTGGATGGCCAACAGCTCtaaaaataagataataataCAGTTCTGAGATACTTTTTTTTGCAAACAGTGATGTCTTCATCCCACACATTTTTAGTAGGGATTTATGTCATTCATATTATGTTATCAGCCCATTCTCATTTTAACTGTAATTATATACTGGAAACTAAAATACAATGTTTCCttactgaaaaatggtcataaacaaATTATAACATTAAAAGCATGCCATTCATTTCCTTCTTACGTGTTTATTAAAACTAGATTCTGTCAATACAGGAGTGAATAAAATCTTCCCTTATATTGAATCCACATATATTTTCTAAATTCTGAAGAACAGAATCCCATTATATTTCAAAGCAATATTATACAGATCAACCATACCTTAATTTCATATTGATATCCCACATTTTCTTCATCTATCTTGGAATCCTttagaaaacaagcaaaaagcaTTAATACCTAAGCAGCAATGAACTAATATCTAGTTCCTCAGATTCATTAAGAGCTTCTCAAACAGTTGGGACCCAGGGACAAAAACAATGAGACTTTAAATGCATGGCTtgttattcaaaatatttatcaGATCCTGATATTCATCCAACTTCATTTCATGATTATGAAACAGCTGTACATACACTTTCCTTAATAACGTAAAGTACGTTTTATGTtattaaataacataaaataacataaCGTAAGTTTTTTACAATCAAGCAAGTTCAATCTCATATGGTTAACAAATAAAGGGATCCTGTTGTATGTTGTCAAATAGTTTCACCGGATGTACGAATACGGCTACTGCCGTATACTTGAGGTTTTCCTGACAAGTGTTACCCTAAAGTAAAATTGGGTCAGTGGAAAAGGCAGATTCAGGCCATAGTTAAGGTGTCAGAAGACATGCACTCAATCCCACTCAATCAGATTTCATGTGTGTTTGGAATAATCAATCTTCTCAAACTACCCTGAAGGATTTTTGTGGTGAAGCTGAGAACAGGTCTCCATCTAAGCCAACATGATTTCTCAGGGGGAAAAATAGGTATAAATGCATTAATGAATTGGACCCTTAGTATTTGTAGATCTACGACAGGTGTTGGTAACCTGTGGTTCCAGAGCAGCATGCGGCTTTCATCCCCctgttgtggctccctgtcagctgaacccaccactggctagacCTGCCCCTCgtcctcccctcccagtcactcttcgcctgagaaggtaagggtgACGGCAGTGGATGGAGACTCACTCCATATTCCAGAATAGGAGAGAAGCAGCCCCTGTACTTGCCTCTTCTTCCGGCCCTTCTTGGTGCTGCGCACACCTCAGTCTCTCGGGGAGATGCCTGACTTTCTCTCTGCCCCAAGACACTGGATCAGCCCAGCTGCAGCCAATGCTCCCACTGTAATGGGCTCctccaggaggaggagaggacattgtctcccccattgtgaagcacACTAAATCTAAGTCTGCTGTGTAAGGTGCTGTGAGAGCAACGAACAGGCCAGAGGTGGCGAGAGCAGTATGGCAGCAGCAGCCAGGCCAGGGTCTCAGGGTGGAGAGAAAGTTTCAAATCGAGAGAAAGTCGAGCATCTCCCCAAATGACTGAAGTGTGCGCAGCACCAAGAAGAGCTGGAAGAAGAGGCAAGTACAGGAGTGActaggaggggaggggccagccagtggtgggttccgctgaaagggagccacagcagggagATGAAAGAGCTTCATTTAACTGGGAGCCTGAAATGactcttgatttaaatcatatggtAAAAAGCAACCAAAGAAGAAAGAACATCAACAACAAAAATCCCAACACTCGCCTGTTTTTGGAAATGGTTCAAGtgggaacacacatacacacacacaagagagaaagagagatgagagggagagaaatgagagagaaagagagatgagaggggaaagagacagatgaaaaggagaaagagagagagacagaaagagagagataccTATTCCTCAGAGAAAACACTGGGagtcacaaaacctgggtaggcatgactgggggcgggtgtgtgtgtgtcatgtgactgggtgggtaatGTCAGGTTGGCCACTCCCAACCAGGTTTTgaggctcctggtgttttcttttctgtgggaaacgagtacaaatggctctttgagtttttaaggttgcagacccctgatcTATGGCATATGCTTGAGAAGCTAATAccatatacatacaaacacacagacacacattcacaaatatgcatatacatacacacacatggacacatgGATTTAAATCAGTTGCATCCAAAGGAGCTTGATTCTTTTGTCAGAAGGATGAAAGCAGTACTGCAACAATGTGCTGCACATCATCACAATGTGCTTACAAAAGCGGCAACACTCTTTTTGGCATTCTTTCCCTACCCTTGGTTTGCCCTGCAGATTCCACTGTACTGAATTATTcactaggttaggttaggttaggcttattggatttatatgccgcccttctcccaaggactcagggcagcgtacaacataaaagaaaacacatattacaaaaattaaacgggacattaaataaagtatcaaaaaaaaaaccaattgatatttacaataaaaattttaaaaaaattaacaaccaaattaatcctatattttattctattcaggtcagggcggcttgctggaaaagccaactttttagggtgcgtatgaaggaccggaggtcggggattatgagAAGCTCCGGAGGCAGCTCATTGCAGAGGGaagcactcccacagagaaggctctacccctgggggtcactagccgacactgtctggccgacggcaccctgaggaggccaactctgtgggatcgcactggacggtgggaggctactggtggcagtaggtggtctcgcaggtatcctgggcctaatccatggagcactttaaaggttataattagtaccttgaatcgcacttgGAAGACaatcggcaaccagtgcaggccgcccaggtactcccatgataacccgcgcagccgcattctggaccagttgaagcctccgggtgctcttcaagggcagccccatgtagagagcgttacagtagtccggGCGAGAAAGGACgggggcatgagtgactgtgcacagagcatcccggtCCAGAAACGGGCGCAACAGATGTATCATGgctgatggtatcgaaagccatcaagagatctaataggaccaggagaGAGGAGCAGCCACtgtcccgggcccaccagagatcatcaaccaacgtgACCAATGCCTTTTCCGTGCTGCACctaggcctgaaacccgactgaaatggatgcagataggcagcttcatccaggtactggggaagctgacgtgctaccacgcTACAGgacgaaggttggagaccggacgatagttggccaaagaggctgggtccagggaaggcttcttaaggaggggcctcacccctgcctccttcaaggcagtgggaaagaacccctctctcaatgaagcgttggtaatcgcttggagccagcctcgtgtcacctcctgaGAAGCCAAAActagccaagagggacacgggtccagcacacaagtggcagcactgagtctccccataatcctgtccatgcctttgggggtcacagggtcaaactcatcccagatagtctccacaagattcatccccgtcgactcgcctAAATCTACCCAgccagagtccaagcctgtccgaatctgaacgattttatcctgcagatactgaacaaattcttcagccctaccctgcaaggggtcttccccagttccttggttaagaagcgggtcaccctaaacacggcggctgggcagttatctgcggacatgataagagcagaaaaatgttgccattttgccgcttttatcaccactaagtaggatttaatatgaattcttactagtgttcaatcagaatcggaccggctggccctccaaccactctctaggtgcCGTTTCCGGTGTTTCATTTCCTGGAGCTCCTTGGTAAACGAGGGAGCTACCCAGGATcgacactgggtcagaggccgcaaaggcacaatgcGGTCCAAGGCAccagtggctgccctatcccaggcttccactaggctttggtcgagctgtgagcaagcgattcaggaaaagtcccaggctccatcaggaacctttcagggtccatcaggcgcctggggcggaaccatctagtcggttccgcctctCTGCGGCaaagggtagcagtatggaagtcaagcctgatgaagACCATGACAAGgcttggatagaaatatcccctaaatctagatcattcatccactgcccagagatgaAAATCAGatcgagcgtgtgtcccctgttatgggtggggtcttgaattaactgaattaggtccatagccgtcatggaagccatgaactcccaagctgactcggatgtctcgccaatggaaggcagattgaaatcccccaggatcataagcctggggaaatcaaccgccaattcggctaacacattcagcagctccagcagggctgatgaaacatagcagggagacaggtacgtaacaaaaaggcccacctgaactcctaggccccatttcacaaaaagggactcacacctgcctatctgaggcacagtgacttcctccgagactttccctaataatcccccccccccccgcccctgccctgggctctcggctggtgaaacgcccAGAAGCctgtgggcataattcactaaggggaacacccccctcatggcccaaccaggtctcggTAATGCACGCCAGAtctgctctaccctcttgtatgaggtcgtaaatgaggggagccttatgtaccacggacctggcattaagcgacaccagggtcctgtaatcgcGAGCACCCGGGGGTGCGAGAAGGGCGATGAGGGTAGGAACATGTGATCACTCTTAAACAGCGAACCTAcgtcccccgaacataatttggcccttggCCACCacaatatctgcctctcccacaaacagtagagatggtaacccccccccccaatggagtggcttaatgtctcccccacaatcccaacccttcccagcactcccaacccacgcccattagttagctctggcctgtgccctgacAGACTCCCCCCCAAGACTGTATGAGACATCCAGATCAACGCCCCccctaaaattttatttaaaaacccctgtaagaaacccctaagaagtctcttcttcgcatACCACTAGTCATTCCATAAGGCCACCCCAGTTGCTACACAATCTTTTTTCTATATGTGACTCTTAAAATTCCAACCCACCTGCATtgatttcctttttctgttctGAAGTGACAATGGGACTTGCAGCTCTTCTGGAGATGTGTCCTGGCATGGCTGATGCAGTTTAGCTTGCAAACGGCTACTGCAGAAAGGAAAGATATTTTATTCCATCAGATATATAGAAGAGTGCACTGTTTTACTTGCACTGTAGAATTATAAAAGTGATCATTACCTTCGTCTGGACATCTTATTGGAAATTCCAGATTATTTCCTGCAAATAACAGAAGATCAGATGTTAATTCAAAGCCACAGTTTCTCCATTAAACACTAGCTTGTGAAAATTCTGAGCTTCAATTACTTATTCTGAAAAAGTGCTTCATTTGTTGCACCCCAAAAATTGGGGAACTTGTCTCTATGTATGCATGCAAGTTGCATACTGCACCAAGACTTGCTACAGCAACATGAAGAACAAAGGACCAATGCACAAATTTATGGCAcatcagattaacagagctggaagggaccttgtaggtcatctagtcctcaCACCCCCTCCGTCTAAGCAGGAATAGATCCAaatacatgtttctggaattCAGGTTCTGAAATGTACAAGAAGAAGAAACTAGTGCTCCACAGAAAGGCAGGCTCCCGTTTCTGGGCTTGGAAAATTCATTGGGCAAACTGCCCACACCAGTCATGTTTCATCCTGGGAAAATTCTGCATGCCTGAATCAGGTGACTTGAATTGGGAGACTGGCACACCCTCTCAACCTAAGATAACAGATTTCTCtaaaccagtatttctcaaccataGCATCTTGAAGAAGTGTAgatttcagctctcagaattattggctgaggaattctgggagtttaattCCACATATTTTTGaagctgccaaagttgagaatcaCTAGTGTAACCCCTTAGAAGTAAAGGTTACCTTTCCATTCTTTCAAAGAATCTAGTAAGTTTCAGGTTCGCCTATTTCCATTTATTGCCT from Thamnophis elegans isolate rThaEle1 chromosome 8, rThaEle1.pri, whole genome shotgun sequence includes these protein-coding regions:
- the CCNE2 gene encoding G1/S-specific cyclin-E2: MSRRSSRLQAKLHQPCQDTSPEELQVPLSLQNRKRKSMQDSKIDEENVGYQYEIKSCWPSTISGGVSPCIIIETPHKESTTTDFSRFKKYRFRNLFINPSPLPDLSWGSSRDIWFNILKKENKYSHCKHFTSLHSNLQPHMRSVLLDWLLEVCEVYTLHRETFYLAQDFFDRFMLTQKDINKTMLQLIGITTLFIASKLEEIYAPKLQEFAYVTDGACSEDDIIRMELIILKALKWELCPVTIISWLNLYLQVDAVKDAPKVLLPQYSQDKFIEIAQLLDLCILDVNSLDFQYRILAAAALCYHTSELVVKKASGLDWANIAVCVEWMEPFFKVAKKIPVKLKNFKKIAVEDRHNIQTHTNYLDMLDEINYEVAVPNQLSPISTGGIITPPKSSEK